The bacterium genome includes a window with the following:
- a CDS encoding N,N'-diacetylchitobiose phosphorylase, with product MRYGYFDVENKEYVIERPDTPAPWMNYLHNDEYCALISNNGGGYSFHLSARDKRILRYRLNNIPVDRPGRYIYLRDEKTKDFWSATWQPVLKDLSEYKTETRHGFGYTRVSSHYKGVSTDTLYVVPVDDNLELWHIAVTNKTSAPKTLTLTSYAELCLFFAQNDMVNFQYTYNIAKAYEK from the coding sequence ATGCGCTACGGCTACTTCGACGTGGAAAATAAGGAATATGTCATCGAGCGGCCGGATACACCCGCTCCCTGGATGAACTATCTTCATAATGACGAATACTGCGCCCTGATCTCCAATAATGGGGGCGGCTATAGCTTCCATCTTTCCGCCCGCGACAAGCGCATTCTCCGCTATCGCCTCAATAACATTCCCGTGGACCGCCCCGGCCGCTACATCTATCTCCGTGACGAGAAAACCAAGGATTTCTGGTCGGCCACCTGGCAGCCCGTCCTGAAGGACCTTTCCGAATATAAGACCGAGACCCGCCATGGGTTCGGCTACACCCGAGTTTCCTCCCACTATAAAGGCGTTTCAACGGATACCCTTTATGTCGTCCCGGTCGATGATAACCTGGAACTTTGGCATATCGCCGTCACCAATAAGACCTCCGCTCCCAAGACCCTCACCTTGACCTCCTATGCCGAGCTTTGCCTTTTCTTCGCCCAGAACGACATGGTGAACTTTCAGTACACCTATAACATCGCGAAAGCCTACGAAAAA
- the rph gene encoding ribonuclease PH produces MGKIRPIKFLRRFTRYAEGSVLVSMGNTQVLCNASVSEEVPSFLRGKGKGWVTAEYSMLPRSTKERTARAAVKGKIDGRSHEIQRLIGRSLRSVMDLEALGERQVILDCDVIQADGGTRTASINGAYVALVDALKGLRQRKVIDQWPLKDQLAAISVGFVGGKPIVDLCYEEDSQADVDFNVVMTGSGHFVEIQGTAEQEPFSQKKLQTMLGLAEKGIRQVLNAQTMALRG; encoded by the coding sequence ATGGGGAAGATCCGCCCGATCAAGTTCCTAAGGCGCTTCACGCGTTATGCGGAGGGATCCGTTCTTGTTTCGATGGGAAATACCCAGGTCCTTTGCAACGCCAGCGTTTCCGAGGAGGTGCCCTCGTTCCTGAGAGGGAAGGGAAAAGGATGGGTCACGGCGGAATATTCCATGCTTCCCCGGAGCACGAAGGAACGGACCGCCCGGGCCGCGGTCAAGGGAAAGATCGACGGGCGTTCCCATGAGATCCAACGCTTGATCGGACGGTCCTTGCGTTCGGTCATGGACCTGGAGGCCCTCGGCGAGAGGCAGGTCATCCTGGACTGTGATGTGATCCAGGCGGATGGCGGGACGCGGACCGCCTCGATCAACGGGGCCTATGTGGCTTTGGTGGATGCCTTGAAAGGCCTTCGGCAGCGGAAGGTCATCGATCAATGGCCTTTGAAGGACCAATTGGCGGCGATCAGCGTTGGATTCGTCGGCGGGAAACCCATAGTGGACCTGTGCTACGAGGAGGATTCGCAGGCGGATGTGGACTTCAATGTGGTCATGACCGGTTCGGGTCACTTCGTCGAGATACAAGGAACAGCCGAACAGGAGCCGTTCTCCCAAAAAAAGCTCCAGACCATGCTGGGGTTGGCGGAAAAAGGGATCCGACAGGTCCTGAACGCCCAAACAATGGCCCTGCGCGGATGA
- the rdgB gene encoding RdgB/HAM1 family non-canonical purine NTP pyrophosphatase → MKKIVLATHNKDKAREMREALTGSGWELVAAFDLPGVPEVVEDGATLEENSFKKADALRRFSGWSALADDTGLFVDALNGEPGIFAARYAGDHCTYSDNVRKLLKAMAGVPAPDRGAVFRTVITILHPDGGKDQVIGEVRGAIEEVERGSTGFGYDPVFRPVGSDKVFAEMSLEEKNRISHRGLALQKALEALKGRK, encoded by the coding sequence ATGAAAAAGATCGTTTTGGCCACCCACAACAAGGACAAGGCCCGTGAAATGAGGGAAGCGCTGACTGGTTCGGGATGGGAACTGGTAGCGGCTTTCGATCTTCCGGGGGTTCCCGAGGTCGTCGAGGACGGGGCTACCTTGGAGGAGAATTCGTTCAAAAAGGCGGATGCTCTCCGCCGCTTTTCGGGGTGGTCCGCTTTGGCCGACGATACGGGACTTTTTGTGGACGCCTTGAACGGGGAGCCCGGGATCTTTGCGGCTCGTTATGCCGGGGACCATTGCACTTATTCGGACAATGTCAGGAAGTTGTTGAAAGCCATGGCGGGAGTCCCGGCACCGGACCGCGGGGCTGTTTTCCGCACCGTCATCACCATACTGCATCCCGATGGGGGGAAAGACCAGGTGATCGGTGAGGTCCGGGGCGCCATCGAGGAGGTGGAACGGGGGAGCACTGGATTTGGTTATGACCCGGTCTTTCGACCGGTGGGTTCGGACAAGGTCTTCGCCGAAATGTCTTTGGAGGAGAAGAACCGGATCAGTCATCGCGGTCTTGCGTTGCAAAAGGCACTCGAGGCCTTGAAGGGCCGGAAATAG